A region of Mobula birostris isolate sMobBir1 chromosome X, sMobBir1.hap1, whole genome shotgun sequence DNA encodes the following proteins:
- the LOC140191314 gene encoding keratin, type I cytoskeletal 19-like — MQTSFRSSSSGGQSWGSRSMSGVSSSMRGGSMYGFGQSRASSYGLGSALGAGMVYGSGGGFGSRFSSASGGGYSISSAALLNEKQTMQGLNDRLATYLDQVRSLEKSNAELELQIREYYQQAGSTTRDYSECWATIKGLRDQINDLILANSGIMLQVDNSKLAAEDFKAKFETELSIRMSVENDINGLRTMLDNLTLMKSQLETEIENLKEELIYIRKNHEDELRSLKSQMSGNVSVDVTAEDSVDLLKVLGEIRAKYEAMVNQNKAEADDWYKQQFAAVQQEISIKSGAIDGEKSRLTELRHSCQGLETELSTMQSIIASLEGNLNEVDMRFSGERANLQMTINGLEGDLGDLRAKILSMSQEYQRLLNIKSRLEAEIETYRRLLGGYGGQSSGQVSSKSTVQKTVVKEERKPIVSTQTKTFTVVEKVVDGKVVSSRMQEMN, encoded by the exons ATGCAGACCAGCTTCAGAAGCAGCAGCAGCGGCGGTCAGAGCTGGGGGTCCCGCAGCATGTCCGGGGTCTCCTCAAGCATGCGGGGAGGCAGTATGTACGGCTTCGGCCAGAGCCGAGCCTCCAGCTACGGCCTGGGCTCAGCCCTGGGCGCCGGCATGGTGTACGGATCCGGCGGCGGGTTCGGCAGCAGGTTCAGCAGCGCGTCCGGCGGCGGGTACAGCATCTCCTCCGCCGCCTTGCTGAACGAGAAGCAGACCATGCAGGGCCTGAACGACCGGCTGGCGACGTACCTGGACCAGGTGCGCTCCCTGGAGAAGTCCAACGCCGAACTGGAGCTTCAGATCCGGGAGTACTACCAACAGGCGGGTTCCACCACCCGCGACTACAGCGAGTGCTGGGCCACCATCAAGGGCCTTCGCGACCAG ATCAACGACTTGATCCTGGCCAACTCCGGAATCATGCTCCAGGTGGACAACTCCAAACTGGCGGCGGAAGACTTCAAAGCCAA GTTTGAAACTGAGTTGTCCATCAGGATGTCCGTTGAGAACGATATCAATGGTCTGCGCACGATGTTGGATAACCTCACCCTCATGAAGAGCCAGCTGGAGACCGAGATTGAGAACCTGAAGGAGGAGCTCATTTACATCAGGAAAAACCACGAAGAT GagctcaggagcctgaagtcccagATGTCCGGCAATGTTTCTGTCGATGTCACAGCTGAAGACTCCGTGGACTTGCTCAAGGTTCTGGGAGAAATTCGGGCCAAGTATGAAGCCATGGTCAACCAGAACAAGGCAGAGGCTGACGATTGGTACAAGCAGCAG TTTGCGGCTGTGCAACAGGAGATCAGCATCAAATCGGGTGCCATCGATGGGGAGAAATCCAGACTAACTGAACTGAGGCACAGCTGTCAGGGGCTGGAGACCGAGCTGAGCACGATGCAAAGCATT ATTGCCTCGCTGGAGGGTAACCTGAACGAGGTTGACATGCGCTTCTCCGGCGAGAGGGCCAATCTGCAGATGACCATCAACGGTCTGGAAGGGGACTTGGGCGATCTCCGCGCCAAGATCCTGTCCATGAGCCAGGAGTACCAGCGGCTCCTGAACATAAAGAGCAGACTGGAGGCGGAAATTGAGACCTATCGCAGGCTGCTGGGCGGCTACGG GGGTCAGTCTTCTGGCCAAGTGTCAAGCAAGTCAACTGTACAGAAGACGGTGGTTAAGGAAGAAAGAA AGCCCATTGTTTCAACCCAGACCAAGACGTTCACCGTGGTGGAGAAGGTTGTGGACGGGAAAGTGGTGTCTTCTCGTATGCAGGAGATGAATTAA